A single genomic interval of Halomonas sp. GT harbors:
- a CDS encoding LysR family transcriptional regulator, with translation MNIRHLTFRLLQVYVTVVRCGSISEAARQLHLTQPTVSQQLKRLREAVGSPLLEQHAQQLTMTATGQALYQASRDVLGRFDDFSDQLSDLQHGSKGRFSIALVNTAQYVLPRLLGPFSQAFPEVDVTVHIGNRRQVLARFERQEDDLYVFSHPPALAHAVASRFMRNPLVAIAAADHPLAKQKAVTMEQLLSERLLLREPGSATRMLLDSWLQEHGLTMQKTLQMASNEAIRVSVAANMGVAVLSEHVLPNEHPDLVVLPVQGLPIESHWQFIVRNDQRLPQSAQRFLHYVHEHLTQWIEPRFVCNELDTLLNAYPTFPLRE, from the coding sequence ATGAACATTCGCCATCTGACCTTTAGACTGCTGCAGGTATACGTGACTGTCGTTAGGTGTGGCTCTATCAGCGAAGCCGCCAGGCAACTGCATCTTACCCAGCCAACCGTGTCACAGCAGTTGAAACGACTCAGAGAAGCGGTAGGCAGCCCATTGTTAGAACAGCACGCCCAGCAACTAACGATGACCGCTACAGGGCAAGCCCTTTATCAGGCAAGTCGGGATGTGCTGGGGCGCTTTGACGACTTTTCGGACCAGCTAAGTGATTTACAGCATGGCAGTAAGGGGCGCTTTAGTATTGCCCTAGTAAACACCGCTCAGTATGTTTTACCCCGTCTTTTAGGCCCTTTTAGCCAAGCGTTTCCTGAGGTCGATGTCACCGTTCATATCGGCAATCGTCGACAGGTATTAGCACGCTTTGAACGCCAGGAAGACGATTTGTATGTCTTCAGCCATCCACCCGCGCTTGCTCACGCGGTCGCGTCACGCTTTATGCGCAACCCATTAGTTGCCATTGCCGCCGCCGACCACCCTTTGGCTAAACAGAAAGCCGTGACGATGGAGCAGCTACTAAGTGAACGCTTACTACTACGTGAGCCTGGCTCCGCCACACGCATGCTATTGGACAGCTGGCTGCAAGAGCACGGACTGACCATGCAAAAAACATTACAGATGGCCAGTAACGAGGCCATACGAGTAAGCGTTGCAGCCAATATGGGCGTTGCCGTGTTATCAGAGCATGTTTTGCCTAATGAGCATCCTGATCTAGTAGTGTTACCCGTTCAGGGGCTACCTATTGAAAGTCACTGGCAATTTATAGTGCGTAATGATCAGCGCCTTCCCCAGTCAGCACAGCGCTTTCTACACTACGTTCACGAACACCTGACCCAGTGGATTGAGCCGCGCTTTGTATGTAATGAACTAGACACCCTACTGAACGCTTATCCGACGTTTCCCCTGCGTGAATAA
- the nhaC gene encoding Na+/H+ antiporter NhaC: protein MEEKPKRVRQKPSLGLALVPVVLTLIAIGVQIFYFGDFTPHIPLAIGLAITSLVGVKLGFRWKRIEDGAFHVINVSLPSVSVLILVGMIIGVWIASGTVPSLIYYGLLLLSPAFFLAAAMLICAVVSVSLGTSWGTVGTVGLALVGIGAGFEIPIYWTAGAVVSGAFFGDKVSPLSDTTNLAAAVTGNDVFSHIKNMMPTTIPAMLIALAIYLVVGFTMIDDQAASFERIDAITASLDEHFTISIWLLLPAVLVIGLAIKKMPPIPSLFAGVMAGAVTAMAVQGVGLHDIVTYANYGYSIETGVEAMDSLLNRGGIQSMMWTISLILIALAFGGALEKTGCLETIIKAIMAKVRSFKGVQTSAIATSFATNLVAGDPYLSVALPGRMYAPTYRGLGYSTLNLSRGVEEGGTLMSPLIPWNAGGAFVISVLGLGIGEGNVENLLYIPLAFACWLSPLIGIIYAQTGLFSPKATDEERALWDKQGEAIASTEALGAAADAAVASPNPAPSSS, encoded by the coding sequence ATGGAAGAAAAACCAAAAAGGGTTCGTCAAAAACCCAGTCTCGGGCTTGCCCTTGTGCCCGTTGTGCTGACACTAATCGCCATCGGGGTGCAGATTTTTTATTTTGGCGATTTCACTCCACATATCCCGCTCGCCATTGGCTTGGCGATAACCTCGCTAGTGGGGGTCAAACTCGGCTTCCGCTGGAAGCGTATTGAAGATGGGGCGTTTCACGTTATTAATGTGTCTCTGCCATCGGTTTCGGTGTTGATCTTAGTGGGCATGATTATTGGCGTCTGGATTGCCAGCGGTACCGTGCCCAGTCTGATCTATTACGGCCTACTTCTGTTATCTCCTGCCTTTTTCCTTGCTGCGGCAATGTTGATTTGTGCAGTGGTCTCCGTTTCTTTGGGGACCTCCTGGGGTACCGTTGGTACAGTAGGTCTGGCGCTTGTTGGTATCGGTGCTGGGTTTGAAATTCCGATTTATTGGACTGCTGGTGCGGTTGTATCCGGAGCCTTCTTTGGCGACAAAGTTTCACCGCTTTCCGATACCACTAATTTGGCCGCGGCGGTTACCGGCAACGATGTGTTCTCGCATATCAAAAACATGATGCCAACGACGATACCGGCCATGTTGATCGCGTTAGCCATCTATCTGGTGGTGGGCTTCACCATGATTGATGATCAAGCGGCATCCTTTGAGCGCATTGATGCCATCACTGCGTCATTAGACGAACACTTTACGATTTCTATCTGGCTGCTGTTGCCAGCGGTGCTGGTTATTGGTCTAGCCATCAAGAAAATGCCGCCGATTCCCTCCCTGTTTGCTGGTGTAATGGCGGGTGCGGTAACCGCCATGGCGGTTCAGGGGGTAGGCCTGCACGATATCGTTACTTACGCTAACTATGGTTACTCCATTGAAACGGGCGTGGAAGCTATGGACAGCCTGTTAAACCGTGGTGGTATCCAGTCAATGATGTGGACTATCTCATTGATCCTAATTGCCTTGGCCTTTGGCGGTGCGTTGGAGAAAACGGGCTGCCTGGAGACCATCATCAAGGCCATTATGGCCAAGGTGCGCTCGTTCAAAGGCGTCCAAACCTCGGCAATTGCTACCTCCTTTGCAACTAACCTAGTGGCAGGCGACCCCTACCTATCCGTTGCGCTACCGGGGCGTATGTACGCACCTACATACCGTGGTCTGGGTTACTCAACCCTGAACCTATCGCGTGGTGTTGAGGAAGGTGGAACGTTAATGTCGCCGCTCATCCCATGGAACGCAGGTGGCGCTTTCGTCATTAGTGTATTAGGGCTTGGTATTGGTGAAGGTAACGTTGAGAATCTGCTGTATATTCCGCTGGCTTTTGCCTGCTGGCTGTCGCCTTTGATCGGTATTATTTATGCGCAGACAGGGTTGTTCTCGCCTAAAGCGACCGATGAAGAGCGCGCGCTGTGGGACAAGCAAGGAGAAGCAATTGCCTCTACCGAAGCATTGGGTGCTGCTGCTGATGCAGCCGTTGCTAGCCCGAATCCGGCTCCTAGCTCGAGTTGA
- a CDS encoding sodium-dependent bicarbonate transport family permease: MPDIVVMFFLLGLVAGAVKSDLQVPKATYDTLSLLLMLTIGLKGGMALHGNIHWGLVPELTGVALLSAFIPLMLMPVLRRWVRLSAADSASIAAHYGSVSAGTFAVALAYVEARQLAVGSEVTLYLVAMELPAIMVAIALFRRYQGAAVKESTSKLWHETLTNRGVILLAGGVVIGTLYGPFQGEEVTALFTGAFKGVLALFLLEMGLTAAQTLRPMPWHHWRLVTFALVTPLLLSLLGILVGTLVGLPVGSVVILAALAASASYIAAPAAMRAAIPQANIGLAMLASLGITFPLNVMLGIPLYHMLIERLMS; this comes from the coding sequence ATGCCAGATATTGTGGTGATGTTTTTTTTATTGGGGCTAGTCGCTGGGGCGGTGAAATCGGATCTTCAGGTTCCTAAAGCCACTTACGACACCCTAAGCCTGTTATTAATGCTCACCATTGGCTTAAAGGGAGGAATGGCGCTGCATGGCAATATTCATTGGGGGTTGGTGCCAGAACTTACCGGCGTAGCGCTGCTGTCAGCATTTATACCGCTGATGCTGATGCCAGTGTTGCGCCGCTGGGTGCGCCTTTCCGCCGCCGACAGCGCTAGCATTGCTGCCCACTATGGCTCGGTCAGTGCGGGTACATTTGCGGTGGCGCTGGCATATGTAGAAGCACGCCAGCTAGCGGTGGGTAGTGAAGTAACGCTCTACTTGGTCGCTATGGAACTGCCCGCGATTATGGTAGCGATTGCCCTGTTTAGGCGCTATCAAGGGGCTGCTGTTAAAGAGAGCACCAGCAAGCTATGGCATGAAACCCTGACCAATCGAGGCGTTATCCTGTTAGCTGGTGGGGTTGTGATCGGCACGCTATACGGGCCGTTTCAAGGAGAGGAAGTCACCGCACTGTTTACTGGTGCTTTCAAAGGCGTGTTGGCACTGTTTCTGCTAGAAATGGGGTTAACCGCTGCGCAAACACTGCGCCCAATGCCGTGGCATCATTGGCGCTTGGTGACCTTTGCTCTGGTCACGCCATTATTGCTGTCACTGCTGGGGATTTTGGTAGGCACACTCGTTGGGTTGCCAGTGGGCTCTGTGGTGATTCTTGCCGCGTTGGCCGCTAGTGCCTCTTATATAGCGGCGCCCGCTGCGATGCGTGCGGCTATCCCGCAAGCGAATATTGGCCTCGCCATGCTTGCATCACTTGGCATTACTTTCCCTCTCAACGTGATGCTTGGGATTCCCCTCTATCACATGCTGATTGAACGCTTGATGAGCTAG
- a CDS encoding TAXI family TRAP transporter solute-binding subunit, with protein sequence MHQSIRSFCRTLGVSAATLALATAAVTAQAETRVTYKSASAGTAYYQMGVELSEAVRQGTDDSIILTLEESQGSVQNVMEVMARQGHYVFTTPPALVEQAMAGEGPFAERQHPRFQEIRGLFPIPSITMHFVIAGDGGVTDMAALEDKHILIGRGTFGAREATRYLELFGLEEKVRIADASIGSGPDALKNGQIDAFVTASSFPTPNVIETAASMPITLVSFSDEQIEQTGAARQTIPGGTYPGVDEDVQTTSLPVIAYTTSQMDDETAYALTKTFWERRDAMAEETAWWSSISPDMLSNMTGTLHPGALRYYEEAGVDVPDELR encoded by the coding sequence ATGCATCAATCAATTCGCTCCTTTTGCCGCACGCTAGGCGTCTCGGCCGCTACGCTCGCCCTTGCCACTGCTGCAGTAACAGCGCAAGCAGAAACACGGGTTACCTACAAGTCAGCATCGGCGGGAACTGCCTACTACCAGATGGGCGTTGAACTTTCCGAGGCGGTGCGCCAAGGCACTGACGATTCCATTATTCTGACATTAGAAGAGAGTCAGGGCTCGGTGCAGAATGTGATGGAGGTGATGGCGCGGCAAGGTCATTATGTATTCACTACGCCGCCAGCCTTAGTTGAGCAAGCCATGGCAGGCGAAGGGCCGTTTGCTGAGCGTCAGCATCCTCGCTTCCAGGAAATTCGTGGTCTGTTTCCTATACCTTCTATCACCATGCATTTTGTGATCGCAGGCGATGGCGGTGTAACCGATATGGCTGCGCTTGAAGATAAGCACATTTTGATTGGTCGCGGCACCTTTGGTGCTCGTGAAGCTACTCGGTATCTAGAGCTGTTTGGGCTGGAAGAGAAAGTGCGTATTGCTGACGCTTCTATTGGAAGTGGGCCGGATGCGTTAAAAAACGGCCAAATTGATGCCTTTGTAACAGCCAGTTCTTTCCCAACCCCGAATGTGATTGAAACGGCTGCCAGCATGCCAATCACCCTGGTCAGCTTTAGCGATGAGCAGATAGAGCAAACAGGCGCTGCTCGTCAGACGATTCCTGGTGGCACGTACCCAGGCGTGGATGAGGATGTTCAAACCACGTCGCTGCCGGTCATCGCTTATACAACCTCACAAATGGATGACGAGACCGCGTATGCCCTGACAAAAACCTTTTGGGAGCGTCGCGATGCCATGGCTGAAGAAACGGCTTGGTGGAGCAGTATCTCGCCGGACATGCTGAGTAATATGACGGGTACGCTGCACCCCGGTGCGCTGCGTTATTATGAAGAAGCGGGAGTCGATGTGCCTGACGAACTTCGATAA
- the nhaD gene encoding sodium:proton antiporter NhaD, with product MLTLHHDPGQLRVSRCWPFLLAALLLFISPSAFAVTGDIDLTSTTVGFFAVAIFVLAYALVMAEEKIHMRKSKPVLVAAGIIWGLIGWVYVQNGMSETSEYAFRVTLLEFTELMLFLLVAMTYINAMEERRVFDALRSWMLRKGFSYRQLFWLTGGLAFVLSPIADNLTTALLMCAVITKVAEGDKRFINVACINVVVAANAGGAFSPFGDITTLMVWQAGIIQFQEFFILFLPSLVNFLIPAVIMSMFIKDQKPSSVYEDVWLKRGARRIIALFLITIATAVMCHTLLHLPPVLGMMTGLGYLQFFGYYLRRSLPRSLERKRERYSRRGDNKKLEQLGGVVPFDVFNRVARAEWDTLLFFYGVVMCVGGLGFMGYLGLLSEALYTGWNATWANIVLGVVSAVVDNIPVMFAVLTMEPEMSHGHWLLITLTAGVGGSLLSIGSAAGVAVMGQARGAYTFMGHLRWAPVIFLGYVASILVHLWLNADSFAVFG from the coding sequence ATGCTGACGTTACATCATGACCCAGGCCAGCTCCGAGTCTCTCGTTGCTGGCCTTTTTTGTTAGCAGCCTTACTATTATTTATTAGCCCTTCCGCCTTTGCAGTAACTGGAGATATCGACCTAACCTCTACTACCGTTGGATTTTTCGCTGTTGCGATCTTCGTGCTGGCCTATGCGCTAGTCATGGCAGAAGAAAAAATCCATATGCGCAAGTCTAAGCCGGTACTGGTTGCTGCTGGTATTATTTGGGGACTCATTGGCTGGGTGTACGTTCAAAACGGCATGTCCGAAACGTCAGAATATGCGTTTCGTGTGACGCTTTTAGAGTTCACCGAGCTAATGCTGTTCCTGTTGGTGGCCATGACGTATATCAACGCCATGGAGGAGCGTCGTGTATTTGATGCCCTGCGCTCATGGATGCTGCGTAAAGGCTTTAGCTACCGCCAGCTGTTCTGGCTTACGGGCGGCCTTGCCTTTGTGCTATCTCCAATTGCCGATAACTTAACCACAGCACTGCTAATGTGTGCCGTTATCACTAAAGTTGCTGAAGGTGATAAGCGCTTTATTAATGTCGCTTGCATCAATGTTGTGGTGGCAGCCAATGCTGGCGGTGCCTTTAGCCCCTTTGGCGACATCACCACGCTGATGGTCTGGCAGGCAGGTATTATTCAGTTCCAGGAGTTTTTCATCCTATTCCTGCCCTCCTTGGTTAACTTCCTGATTCCTGCTGTCATTATGAGCATGTTTATTAAGGACCAGAAGCCAAGCAGCGTTTATGAAGATGTGTGGCTCAAACGCGGTGCACGGCGAATTATTGCGCTGTTTTTGATCACTATTGCCACTGCTGTAATGTGCCATACGCTACTACACTTGCCGCCTGTACTCGGCATGATGACTGGTCTTGGCTACCTACAGTTTTTCGGCTATTACCTGCGCCGCAGCCTACCCCGCTCGCTGGAGCGCAAACGTGAACGCTACAGCCGCCGAGGCGACAATAAGAAGCTAGAGCAGTTAGGTGGCGTGGTACCGTTTGATGTTTTCAACCGTGTCGCCCGTGCTGAGTGGGATACGCTACTGTTCTTCTACGGGGTTGTTATGTGCGTGGGTGGCCTTGGCTTTATGGGCTACCTTGGACTGCTTTCCGAAGCGCTTTACACCGGTTGGAACGCCACCTGGGCAAATATTGTCTTGGGGGTTGTATCAGCAGTAGTCGATAACATTCCGGTAATGTTCGCAGTACTGACCATGGAGCCGGAAATGTCTCACGGGCATTGGTTGCTGATTACGTTGACGGCCGGTGTAGGGGGAAGCTTACTCTCAATCGGCTCGGCAGCGGGGGTTGCGGTAATGGGCCAAGCGCGCGGCGCTTACACCTTTATGGGCCACCTACGCTGGGCACCCGTTATTTTTCTCGGCTACGTCGCCAGTATCCTTGTACATCTGTGGCTTAACGCCGATAGCTTTGCCGTCTTTGGTTAA
- the ggt gene encoding gamma-glutamyltransferase produces the protein MMTPFLTSRPLKTLAASFCVGALLVSPQAFTQQAILEGERFHPQESSRGMVATSHFLASEVARDVLADGGNAVDAAVVAGFALAVTQPRSGNIGGGGFMLISDETSDEVIAIDYREMAPSAAFEAMFQDDNGDAVTERSRFTHLAAGVPGTVAGLALALEEYGTLSLAEALEPAIRLAEDGFAVPPRFVQGLQETRERFEPWEASMAKFFKEDGSAYEVGDIFKQPDLAATLRRISEQGAREFYEGETAELIVAEMERHDGLITMEDMANYTPIIREPSHGTYRGYDIYAMSPPSSGGAHIVQMLNILEEYPIGEMGFGSAESMHLMAEAMKRAYADRSEFLGDTDFVDVPLAGITSKEYAAELRSQIGDQATPSADIAPGNPHDYESNETTHFSIVDDGGLAVSNTYTINFSYGSGIVVDGAGFLLNNEMDDFSAKPGVPNAYGLIGGEANKVEPGKRMLSSMTPTIVKQDGKNFLITGSPGGSRIITTTLQVLMNVIDHDMNIQSAVSAPRMHHQWVPDEIRVEAGFSPDTLDLLEERGHTVSQQSAMGAAQSIMIKDGMFFGGADPRRSTSLAIGL, from the coding sequence ATGATGACCCCCTTTTTAACATCGCGTCCGCTTAAGACGCTGGCGGCCAGTTTTTGTGTTGGCGCGCTGTTAGTTTCTCCACAAGCATTTACTCAGCAAGCGATTTTGGAAGGTGAGCGCTTTCATCCTCAAGAAAGCAGCCGTGGCATGGTCGCTACCAGCCATTTTCTTGCCTCCGAGGTCGCCCGAGATGTTCTTGCTGACGGTGGCAATGCCGTTGATGCTGCTGTAGTGGCGGGCTTTGCGCTAGCGGTGACCCAGCCGCGTTCCGGCAATATTGGTGGCGGCGGATTTATGTTAATTTCGGATGAAACCAGTGATGAAGTCATTGCCATCGACTATCGCGAGATGGCTCCTTCAGCCGCCTTTGAAGCTATGTTCCAAGACGACAATGGTGATGCGGTAACCGAGCGCTCTCGCTTTACTCACTTGGCTGCAGGTGTTCCCGGAACAGTTGCGGGGCTAGCTCTGGCGCTTGAAGAGTATGGCACGTTGAGTCTTGCTGAAGCGTTGGAACCCGCCATTCGTCTTGCTGAAGATGGCTTTGCAGTGCCTCCTCGGTTTGTTCAAGGATTACAAGAGACCAGGGAACGTTTCGAACCCTGGGAGGCTAGCATGGCTAAGTTCTTTAAAGAGGACGGCAGCGCCTATGAGGTCGGCGATATTTTCAAGCAACCTGATCTAGCCGCAACACTTAGGCGCATTTCTGAGCAAGGGGCCCGTGAGTTTTATGAAGGAGAAACGGCTGAGCTGATCGTTGCCGAAATGGAGCGTCACGATGGTTTGATTACGATGGAAGACATGGCTAATTACACCCCCATCATCCGTGAGCCTAGCCACGGCACTTATCGCGGCTACGATATTTATGCCATGAGCCCTCCTTCTTCTGGCGGTGCCCATATTGTTCAGATGCTGAATATTCTTGAAGAATACCCTATCGGTGAAATGGGCTTCGGCTCTGCTGAAAGCATGCATCTAATGGCTGAAGCCATGAAGCGTGCTTACGCTGACCGCTCGGAGTTCCTGGGCGATACTGACTTTGTCGATGTGCCTTTGGCCGGCATCACATCAAAGGAGTATGCAGCCGAACTGCGCAGCCAGATTGGCGACCAAGCCACCCCAAGTGCTGACATAGCGCCTGGCAATCCGCACGACTACGAATCTAATGAAACCACTCACTTTTCCATTGTAGATGATGGTGGTCTGGCAGTTTCAAATACGTACACCATCAACTTCAGTTATGGTTCTGGCATCGTGGTGGACGGCGCAGGCTTCTTGCTCAACAACGAAATGGATGATTTCTCGGCCAAGCCCGGCGTGCCTAACGCCTATGGCTTGATTGGCGGCGAAGCTAATAAGGTCGAACCAGGCAAACGGATGCTTTCGTCCATGACGCCCACTATCGTCAAACAAGACGGTAAAAACTTCCTGATCACCGGCAGTCCCGGCGGTTCACGTATTATCACCACAACGCTGCAGGTGTTAATGAACGTTATTGATCACGATATGAATATACAGTCAGCGGTTAGTGCACCGCGCATGCACCACCAGTGGGTGCCGGATGAAATTCGTGTTGAGGCAGGTTTTAGTCCAGATACGCTGGACTTACTTGAAGAGCGAGGCCACACGGTCAGCCAGCAGTCCGCTATGGGAGCGGCTCAATCAATCATGATCAAGGACGGTATGTTCTTTGGTGGCGCCGATCCTCGCCGCTCCACCTCATTGGCTATTGGCCTGTAA
- a CDS encoding TRAP transporter permease, whose protein sequence is MHAFFSSQTADNATPNAVASPGWIALGVISVGFHLGLIFYGLTPALVSRPLHMALLLPWVLIYMAKTPFQRISGWGLTLLGIAACAYIALNEATLANQYGFIDTHLQMAIGLFLIMLALEAARRAIGWPLPLVALVALLYGAFGQFVPGAFGHPGLPLQSMVGSLTIAEGGLWGSLTGVSVGVVAIFVIFGAVLNAGEAGQGFMNLASAVAGRLTGGAAKVSVISSALMGSISGSASANVASTGAITIPSMVRLRYPRSFAGAVEAVASSGGQIMPPLMGAGAFVMVELTGTPYTQIMAAATLPAVLYFLTVWMGINAYATRHDLQPIDVSEQPAAKEVLITSLFFAVPFVLLLERIFNGGYTPQYAASIAIFAGAALLLVDVTLRFSITGFANRLADAVVTAGRQIATIGAIILCASLVIGVLSLTGLGVKITSGILSLSNDLLWPALLLTALACLILGMEVPTTAAYVICVSVAGPALISLGLEPLLAHLFVFWYALLSTITPPVCGGVFIAAGMVGENWLKVALKAMALGIGLYIIPLAMVANPDVIQLAFNPAGALLDGLKIAVGLTAISFGVIARKAIWLRVILVVTGAAVIFLV, encoded by the coding sequence ATGCATGCTTTTTTTTCGTCTCAAACGGCTGATAACGCCACACCTAATGCGGTGGCGTCCCCTGGTTGGATTGCGTTAGGTGTCATTAGCGTTGGGTTTCATTTAGGGCTTATTTTTTACGGTTTAACGCCTGCCCTGGTGAGTAGGCCATTGCATATGGCGCTACTGCTGCCATGGGTGTTGATTTATATGGCTAAAACGCCTTTTCAGCGCATTAGTGGCTGGGGGCTGACGCTATTAGGGATAGCAGCTTGCGCCTACATCGCGCTTAACGAAGCCACGCTTGCGAATCAGTATGGCTTTATTGATACCCATCTGCAGATGGCGATTGGTCTTTTCTTAATTATGCTGGCCCTGGAGGCGGCAAGACGTGCGATTGGTTGGCCGCTGCCGTTGGTTGCACTAGTGGCACTGCTTTACGGGGCCTTCGGGCAGTTCGTGCCGGGGGCGTTTGGTCACCCTGGTTTGCCACTGCAAAGCATGGTGGGCTCATTGACGATTGCAGAAGGAGGGCTTTGGGGCTCGCTAACGGGGGTTAGCGTGGGTGTCGTGGCTATCTTTGTTATCTTTGGTGCGGTGCTTAATGCTGGCGAAGCTGGCCAAGGTTTCATGAATTTAGCGAGTGCCGTTGCTGGGCGCTTAACCGGCGGTGCGGCTAAAGTGTCGGTGATTTCGTCGGCGCTGATGGGGTCCATTTCAGGCTCAGCCTCAGCGAACGTTGCCTCTACTGGGGCAATTACGATTCCCTCTATGGTACGTTTGCGCTACCCGCGTTCGTTTGCGGGCGCGGTAGAAGCGGTGGCGTCTTCAGGCGGGCAAATAATGCCACCGCTGATGGGGGCGGGTGCATTTGTCATGGTAGAGCTGACAGGCACGCCCTACACACAAATCATGGCAGCAGCAACGCTACCGGCCGTGCTCTATTTTCTGACGGTATGGATGGGAATTAATGCCTACGCGACGCGTCATGATTTGCAGCCGATTGATGTCAGCGAGCAGCCAGCTGCCAAAGAAGTACTCATCACGTCACTCTTTTTTGCGGTGCCGTTTGTACTGCTGTTAGAGCGTATTTTTAACGGCGGATACACACCTCAATATGCCGCTAGTATTGCGATATTTGCTGGCGCAGCGTTGTTGCTGGTCGATGTTACGCTGCGTTTCTCAATCACTGGGTTTGCAAATCGCTTAGCGGATGCGGTGGTTACCGCTGGGCGGCAAATTGCCACCATTGGCGCGATTATTTTGTGTGCCTCTCTGGTGATTGGTGTGCTCTCGTTAACAGGCCTTGGCGTAAAGATCACGTCGGGTATCTTATCGCTCTCCAATGACCTGCTATGGCCTGCGCTGTTGTTAACCGCACTGGCCTGCCTGATTTTGGGAATGGAGGTGCCAACAACAGCAGCCTATGTGATTTGTGTGTCGGTGGCGGGGCCAGCGCTTATATCACTCGGATTAGAGCCGTTATTGGCGCACCTGTTTGTGTTTTGGTACGCGCTACTTTCGACGATTACGCCGCCTGTCTGTGGAGGCGTATTCATTGCGGCTGGAATGGTAGGTGAAAACTGGCTCAAAGTAGCGCTTAAAGCGATGGCCTTGGGAATAGGGCTGTACATCATTCCGTTGGCGATGGTCGCGAACCCTGATGTTATCCAGCTTGCCTTTAATCCAGCGGGCGCCTTGCTCGATGGATTAAAAATAGCCGTTGGATTAACGGCTATTTCGTTTGGTGTCATCGCCCGAAAAGCCATTTGGCTTCGCGTAATACTCGTGGTGACGGGCGCCGCAGTTATCTTTCTCGTTTAA
- a CDS encoding calcium/sodium antiporter, producing MLYGISLLAGIVLLTLGGEALIRGAVAGAKRIGVSPLLTGLVVVGFGTSAPELVVSIDAAIRQQPDIAVGNIVGSNIGNILLILGLCAVICPMSVQPLALRRDGVVVVGASLLFIALAWSGALGRWDAAVLLAALTAYLIWAYRTERAQPLPAAEMHSAEADELTAIPNSTTMIVTALIVGLAMLIGGSQLLLYGAIGLAQAMGISEAVIGLTIVAVGTSLPEMAVSVIAALRRHADVAVGNILGSNIFNLLGILGISAFLQPLPIAERVSQFDQWMMLGAAGALLLFLYTGMRLSRWEGAALLSGYAAYLTLSFTIF from the coding sequence ATGCTGTATGGAATAAGTTTACTCGCTGGTATCGTACTATTAACGCTGGGAGGTGAAGCTCTCATCCGTGGCGCTGTTGCTGGCGCTAAACGGATAGGGGTCTCTCCGCTGTTAACAGGTCTCGTCGTCGTTGGTTTTGGTACATCTGCTCCCGAACTGGTTGTTTCCATAGATGCTGCCATTCGCCAACAACCAGATATTGCCGTTGGTAATATCGTGGGTAGCAATATAGGTAACATACTGCTGATTCTTGGTCTTTGCGCGGTCATTTGCCCGATGTCAGTACAACCGCTGGCGTTAAGACGAGACGGTGTCGTGGTCGTCGGCGCTAGCCTGCTATTTATTGCTCTGGCCTGGAGTGGTGCCCTCGGCCGCTGGGATGCAGCAGTTTTGCTAGCCGCGTTGACGGCTTACCTCATTTGGGCATATCGCACCGAACGTGCCCAACCACTTCCCGCGGCTGAAATGCACAGCGCAGAAGCAGACGAACTCACTGCAATTCCAAATTCAACAACCATGATAGTGACGGCACTTATAGTAGGGCTTGCTATGTTGATAGGAGGCTCACAGTTGTTACTTTATGGTGCTATTGGTTTAGCCCAAGCCATGGGCATTTCCGAAGCAGTTATTGGCTTAACGATTGTTGCGGTGGGAACTTCGTTACCCGAAATGGCGGTATCGGTGATTGCGGCGCTTCGCCGCCACGCTGATGTAGCTGTCGGAAACATTCTGGGCAGCAATATTTTCAACCTCCTAGGTATCTTAGGTATATCAGCTTTTCTACAGCCCCTGCCTATTGCCGAGCGAGTAAGTCAGTTTGACCAATGGATGATGCTGGGAGCAGCAGGCGCATTGCTACTATTTCTTTACACAGGCATGCGGCTATCTCGCTGGGAAGGAGCTGCTCTGCTGAGCGGCTATGCAGCCTACCTTACGCTAAGTTTTACAATCTTCTGA